One part of the Buchnera aphidicola (Ceratovacuna keduensis) genome encodes these proteins:
- the rpsR gene encoding 30S ribosomal protein S18 has translation MVRYFRRRKFCRFTSEGIKDIDYKDINLLKNYITENGKIVPSRITGTKSKYQRKLSKAIKKARYLSLLPYTDKHK, from the coding sequence ATGGTTAGATATTTTAGAAGAAGAAAATTTTGTAGATTTACTTCAGAGGGAATAAAAGATATAGATTATAAAGATATAAATTTGTTAAAGAATTATATTACTGAAAATGGTAAAATAGTTCCAAGTAGAATTACTGGTACAAAGTCAAAATATCAAAGAAAGCTTTCTAAAGCTATAAAAAAAGCTAGATATTTATCTTTATTACCTTATACTGATAAACATAAATAG